Proteins found in one Calditrichota bacterium genomic segment:
- a CDS encoding ABC transporter permease, giving the protein MIIPKLAIRNLLGAGLRTWLNVVVLSFSYVAIIWMQGLYQGMNEQVSRAKIDSEIGGGQFWQENYDPFDPLTLDEAHARIPGKIKNLIEKKQAVPVLILQGAIYPEGKVIPVLLKGIDPRQSILDLPTQFLADSSEELTAIIGSRMAKMAHLQEGDYVTVQWRDINGTFDAREVRIEKIFKTPVQSIDNNQLWFSLPVLQKLTGMTDQATLVTVSQDCEKIPVVEGWKFQTTEVLLADLTELIRAKSVGASILYVVLLFLAMLGIFDTQVLSIFRRRKEIGTLMALGMTRPKVIQLFTLEGAIHSVLAALVAAIYGIPLLIYTAKKGWALPQNTDDYGFAIGDKLFPVYGIGLILGTTILIFVVTTIVSYLPTRKIAKLNPTDALRGKYV; this is encoded by the coding sequence ATGATTATTCCCAAATTAGCGATAAGAAATTTACTGGGCGCCGGTCTGCGCACCTGGCTGAATGTAGTGGTGCTTTCTTTTTCTTATGTGGCAATTATCTGGATGCAGGGCTTGTATCAGGGCATGAACGAACAGGTGAGTCGCGCCAAAATTGATTCGGAAATCGGTGGCGGCCAGTTCTGGCAGGAAAATTATGATCCGTTCGATCCTCTGACTCTGGACGAGGCGCATGCACGAATTCCAGGAAAAATTAAAAATTTGATCGAGAAAAAACAGGCAGTGCCTGTCCTCATTTTGCAGGGAGCAATTTATCCCGAAGGAAAAGTGATACCTGTGCTCCTGAAAGGAATCGATCCGAGGCAATCGATTCTGGATTTACCAACTCAATTTCTGGCTGATTCATCAGAAGAATTGACTGCGATCATTGGCTCGCGCATGGCAAAAATGGCGCATTTGCAGGAAGGTGATTACGTGACTGTGCAGTGGCGTGACATAAACGGAACTTTTGATGCCAGAGAAGTGCGCATCGAAAAAATTTTCAAAACACCAGTGCAGAGCATTGACAATAATCAATTGTGGTTTTCCCTCCCGGTTTTGCAAAAATTAACCGGCATGACGGATCAAGCGACACTGGTTACCGTCAGTCAGGATTGCGAGAAAATTCCGGTTGTCGAAGGCTGGAAATTTCAGACAACGGAAGTTTTGTTAGCCGACTTAACGGAATTGATTCGCGCAAAAAGCGTGGGCGCTTCGATTCTTTATGTTGTGCTGCTGTTTCTGGCGATGCTGGGGATTTTTGATACACAAGTGTTGTCAATTTTCCGGCGGAGGAAAGAGATTGGCACTTTAATGGCGCTGGGCATGACTCGCCCTAAAGTGATCCAACTTTTTACTCTGGAAGGCGCAATTCATAGCGTGCTGGCGGCACTGGTCGCTGCGATTTACGGAATTCCGCTGCTCATTTACACGGCGAAAAAAGGCTGGGCATTGCCGCAAAATACGGATGATTACGGTTTTGCCATTGGCGATAAATTGTTTCCGGTTTACGGCATTGGCTTAATTCTCGGAACAACGATTTTAATTTTTGTGGTGACGACCATTGTGAGCTATTTGCCCACGCGAAAGATCGCGAAATTGAATCCCACGGACGCTTTACGAGGAAAATACGTATGA